A window from Solanum stenotomum isolate F172 chromosome 7, ASM1918654v1, whole genome shotgun sequence encodes these proteins:
- the LOC125870554 gene encoding uncharacterized protein LOC125870554 produces the protein MEFVSNNNGGSCYYDVLGICKQASHSEIRCAYRKLALKWHPDRWMKKDPCIRGEAKHRFQQIQEAYSVLSDKRKRSLYDTTLLHLVGDDSDDDKEFCEFMQEMITMMEAENSKGENTLEELQKLFSDMASEFDKFSDFSFCFDESLNGNMPKKRRVYQP, from the exons ATGGAATTTGTGTCCAACAATAATGGAGGTTCCTGCTACTATGATGTTCTTGGAATCTGTAAACAAGCTTCACATTCTGAAATTCGTTGTGCTTACAGAAAACTTGCTCTG AAATGGCACCCAGATAGATGGATGAAGAAGGATCCTTGCATTAGGGGAGAAGCTAAACATAGAtttcaacaaattcaagaagCTTATTCTG TTCTCTCAGACAAGAGGAAAAGATCACTATATGACACTACGTTGCTTCACCTCGTGGGAGATGATTCTGATGATGATAAA GAATTCTGTGAGTTTATGCAAGAAATGATAACAATGATGGAAGCTGAGAACTCTAAG GGAGAAAACACATTGGAGGAACTTCAAAAGCTGTTTTCAGACATGGCAAgtgaatttgataaattttcagattttagtTTCTGCTTTGATGAATCCCTTAATGGCAACATGCCCAAAAAAAGACGTGTATATCAACCTTGA
- the LOC125870553 gene encoding probable polygalacturonase gives MKVLSFFGEEGVGGSRFVNVTMSEKNTIMKRLAVLLLLLVFSHCIVQSEAQFEGECKFNKHLKPRPHSVSVLDFGAVGDGKTINTVAFQNAIFYLKSFADKGGAQLYVPAGKWLTRSINLTSHLTLFLEKDAVILASEDFDHWDVVEALPSYGRGIEAQYGRYRSLISGNNLTDVVITGNNGTIDGQGSIWWEKFNSHSLNYTRPHLVEFVSSRNVVISNLTLLNAPGWNIRPAYCSNVVIQNLTVYTPQDSPFTNGIVPDSSEHVCIENSNISMGYDAIVLKSGWDEYGISYGKPTSNVHIRRVRLQSTAGAGVALGSEMSGGISDVLVELSSLHDSLFGIELKTARGRGGFIKDILISNIVMDNLQVGIKATGYSDTHPDEKYDPSSLPTVSRITFEDIVGTNISIAGNFTGLSESPFTSICLSNISISVSSDPSTPWLCSNISGSSKNVSPEPCPELQGSFSSCFALPNPYTEVAVL, from the exons ATGAAAGTTTTAAGCTTTTTTGGAGAAGAGGGGGTGGGTGGTTCAAGATTTGTGAATGTCACTATGTCAGAGAAGAACACAATCATGAAGAGGCTA GCAGTGCTACTTTTGCTGTTGGTGTTCAGTCATTGTATAGTACAGAGTGAAGCTCAATTTGAAGGAGAATGCAAGTTCAATAAGCATTTGAAACCCAGACCTCACAGTGTGTCAGTATTGGACTTTGGGGCTGTGGGTGATGGAAAAACTATTAATACCGTCGCGTTTCAGAATGCTATTTTCTATCTCAAGTCCTTTGCTGACAAGGGTGGAGCGCAGCTCTATGTTCCTGCTGGAAAGTGGCTGACTAGAAGCATCAATCTTACTAGCCACCTTACACTGTTCCTGGAAAAAGATGCTGTTATTCTAGCATCTGAG GATTTCGATCATTGGGATGTAGTTGAAGCTTTACCATCTTATGGCCGAGGTATTGAGGCACAGTATGGAAGATACCGCAGCTTGATCTCTGGAAATAATTTAACTGATGTTGTAATAACAG GTAACAATGGAACTATCGATGGCCAGGGCTCTATTTGGTGGGAGAAGTTCAATTCCCATTCCTTAAATTATACTCGACCTCACCTAGTAGAGTTTGTTAGCTCCAGAAATGTTGTTATTTCAAACTTGACCTTATTGAATGCTCCTGGTTGGAACATCCGTCCAGCATATTGCAG TAATGTGGTCATTCAGAACTTAACGGTTTATACTCCACAAGACTCCCCGTTCACCAATGGGATTGTCCCAG ATTCTTCTGAGCATGTCTGCATTGAAAACAGCAACATTAGCATGGGTTACGATGCTATCGTTCTTAAAAGTGGTTGGGATGAGTATGGGATTTCCTACGGGAAACCTACCTCAAATGTCCACATTAGACGAGTGAGGTTACAGTCCACTGCAGGTGCTGGTGTGGCTTTGGGTAGTGAGATGTCTGGTGGTATCTCCGATGTGCTAGTAGAGCTTAGTTCCCTACATGACTCCCTTTTCGGTATTGAGCTGAAGACAGCAAGGGGAAGAGGTGGTTTCATCAAAGATATTCTCATTTCAAATATTGTTATGGATAACTTGCAAGTGGGAATCAAGGCCACTGGTTACTCTGATACGCATCCAGATGAGAAATATGATCCTTCTTCGTTACCTACAGTTAGTAGAATCACCTTTGAGGACATTGTTGGTACAAATATCTCGATAGCAGGCAATTTCACCGGGCTATCTGAATCTCCCTTCACTTCTATATGTCTATCAAATATCTCTATCTCCGTTTCATCTGACCCTTCTACACCATGGTTATGCTCTAATATATCAGGCTCTTCTAAAAATGTGTCTCCTGAACCATGTCCCGAGCTTCAAGGATCATTTTCCAGTTGCTTTGCTCTTCCAAATCCATACACTGAAGTtgcagttttataa